In one Clostridia bacterium genomic region, the following are encoded:
- the lhgO gene encoding L-2-hydroxyglutarate oxidase, which produces MSRPYDVIIIGAGIVGLGTALELTQRFPGIRLIVLEKEDRLAAHQTGRNSGVIHSGLYYKPGSLKAKMCVHGAAEMIAFCREHGIPHDICGKLIVATSRAELPALDELYRRGLANGVAGLRILSAEQIREVEPHAAGVRGIFVPGTGITDYSMVAAKYAELISSRGSEVKTGAQVTGLVRSANETVVHTPIGELTGRYVVNCAGLQSDYISRMAGAELDLCIVPFRGEYYEIVPGKHDLVHGLIYPVTDPRLPFLGVHFTRRVHGGVEAGPNAVLAFAREGYEKSSFKLSEMLDTALFPGFWLMAARHWKSGFGEYYRSLSKHAFVRALQKLLPELTAADIRRGGAGVRAQAIDRKGKLVDDFRFIHTEGMVHVCNVPSPAATASLVIGRAIVDMMQERFSLAKARPTSMNIPDCAH; this is translated from the coding sequence ATGTCTCGCCCCTATGATGTGATTATCATCGGTGCAGGTATCGTCGGCCTTGGCACGGCGCTCGAGTTAACGCAGCGCTTTCCCGGCATTCGTCTTATAGTTCTGGAAAAAGAAGATCGTTTGGCCGCGCACCAGACGGGGCGCAACAGCGGCGTTATTCATTCCGGCCTCTACTACAAACCAGGTTCGCTAAAGGCAAAGATGTGCGTCCACGGCGCTGCCGAGATGATCGCCTTCTGTCGCGAGCATGGCATCCCACACGACATCTGCGGCAAACTCATCGTCGCCACGAGCCGCGCCGAATTACCCGCCCTCGACGAACTCTACCGACGCGGTCTTGCCAACGGCGTTGCAGGCCTGCGTATCCTCTCGGCCGAACAGATTCGAGAAGTCGAGCCGCACGCAGCCGGCGTTCGCGGCATCTTCGTCCCCGGGACAGGCATAACGGACTACAGCATGGTCGCCGCCAAATACGCCGAACTCATCTCGAGCCGCGGCAGCGAAGTCAAAACCGGCGCGCAGGTCACCGGCCTGGTTCGAAGTGCAAACGAAACCGTCGTGCATACGCCGATTGGCGAGCTCACCGGTCGCTATGTGGTTAACTGTGCGGGCCTGCAAAGTGATTACATCAGCCGCATGGCCGGTGCCGAACTCGATCTATGCATCGTGCCATTTCGCGGTGAATACTACGAGATCGTCCCCGGTAAGCACGATCTCGTTCATGGTCTCATTTATCCTGTAACCGATCCCAGGCTCCCGTTTCTCGGTGTCCACTTCACGCGTCGCGTTCACGGAGGCGTTGAGGCCGGTCCCAACGCCGTTCTCGCCTTTGCCCGCGAAGGATACGAGAAGTCATCCTTCAAGCTTTCCGAAATGCTCGATACAGCATTGTTTCCAGGATTCTGGCTCATGGCAGCCAGGCATTGGAAGAGCGGCTTTGGCGAGTACTACCGTTCGCTTTCGAAACACGCCTTCGTCCGTGCGTTGCAAAAACTGCTCCCCGAGCTTACCGCCGCAGACATCCGGCGCGGCGGGGCAGGTGTACGCGCCCAGGCAATCGACCGGAAGGGCAAGCTTGTTGACGACTTCCGATTCATCCACACCGAGGGCATGGTGCATGTCTGCAACGTGCCCTCGCCTGCGGCAACGGCTTCGCTCGTCATCGGTCGCGCTATCGTTGACATGATGCAGGAGCGCTTCTCCCTCGCGAAAGCTCGCCCCACTTCGATGAACATTCCTGACTGCGCCCACTAG
- a CDS encoding polysaccharide biosynthesis/export family protein, which yields MSAPTMPSLSTSGAIPGLASSRLSAGDGVDIVVYGVPELSQKARLNSSGNVYLPLLNDVALAGLSLEEAQAKVEKLLMDGGFLKNPHVSISVVEYAHGISLLGEVNRPGVYPVSGERRLFDIFAAAGGLLPTAGSIVTITHRSKPETPETVVISRDPARSMDGNILVSPGDTVVVGKAGMVYVVGEVTAPSGVMMDNMKGFTVLKAIAMAHGTTRGAALDGTRVIRKTETGLVEIPVPLSKIMKAKAQDIELQQDDIVFVPNSAAKGVMRRSLETALGMVSAVTVIRTSR from the coding sequence GTGTCTGCGCCAACCATGCCTTCGCTCTCGACCTCCGGCGCTATCCCGGGACTCGCGAGCAGCAGGCTCTCGGCTGGCGATGGCGTCGATATCGTGGTTTATGGAGTGCCGGAGTTGTCGCAGAAAGCGCGACTGAACAGCTCAGGCAATGTGTATCTGCCGTTATTGAACGACGTTGCCCTGGCAGGATTAAGTTTGGAAGAGGCGCAAGCGAAAGTTGAGAAGTTGCTGATGGACGGTGGCTTCCTGAAGAATCCTCATGTCTCAATCAGCGTTGTGGAATATGCTCATGGCATCAGCCTGCTTGGCGAAGTGAATCGTCCGGGCGTATACCCGGTGAGTGGCGAGCGTCGTTTGTTCGACATCTTCGCAGCGGCAGGCGGCCTGTTGCCAACGGCAGGATCTATCGTCACGATCACGCACCGCAGCAAGCCCGAAACACCAGAGACGGTTGTAATCTCTCGTGACCCGGCGCGGTCGATGGACGGCAACATCCTGGTTTCTCCCGGAGACACGGTGGTCGTGGGCAAGGCCGGAATGGTTTACGTTGTCGGCGAAGTGACGGCCCCGAGCGGCGTGATGATGGACAACATGAAAGGCTTCACGGTACTGAAGGCGATTGCCATGGCGCATGGCACAACACGCGGTGCAGCACTGGATGGTACCAGGGTGATTCGCAAGACGGAAACAGGACTCGTCGAAATCCCTGTGCCGCTCTCGAAGATCATGAAGGCCAAGGCGCAGGACATTGAACTCCAACAGGACGACATTGTCTTTGTGCCAAACAGCGCGGCCAAGGGTGTGATGCGTAGATCGTTGGAGACTGCGTTGGGAATGGTCAGCGCTGTGACCGTAATAAGGACATCGCGCTAA
- a CDS encoding carbonic anhydrase, giving the protein MSAIDKVLQRNAEFALNYDPESISPQPRLKLAVLACMDTRITLAALRLKPQDAHFIRNAGGIVTDDALRSLLVSHYFLGTKEVMVINHTDCGLMKASEEDMHEAVEREAGLPPNSPVCFYAFSDVENNVREQMSKLEAHSWIRERLIIRGFVFDVKTGRLSEVHQ; this is encoded by the coding sequence GTGAGCGCAATCGATAAAGTCTTGCAGCGCAATGCCGAATTCGCGCTGAACTATGATCCGGAATCAATCTCGCCGCAGCCGCGCCTGAAGCTGGCGGTGCTCGCGTGTATGGACACGCGCATCACGCTCGCGGCGCTAAGGCTGAAGCCGCAGGACGCGCACTTCATACGGAACGCAGGAGGCATTGTCACCGACGATGCCCTGCGCTCTCTGCTGGTCTCGCATTACTTCCTGGGGACAAAGGAAGTAATGGTCATCAACCACACCGATTGCGGACTTATGAAGGCCAGCGAGGAGGACATGCACGAAGCCGTAGAGCGTGAGGCCGGACTGCCGCCAAACAGCCCCGTGTGTTTCTATGCTTTCAGCGATGTTGAGAACAACGTTCGAGAGCAGATGTCGAAGCTCGAAGCGCACAGTTGGATTCGCGAGAGGTTGATCATCCGCGGCTTCGTATTCGATGTGAAGACGGGCAGGCTGAGCGAGGTCCATCAGTAG
- the wecB gene encoding UDP-N-acetylglucosamine 2-epimerase (non-hydrolyzing), with protein sequence MRLLHVVGARPNFMKVSPVWRALSTRNGVEQVLVHTGQHYDVNMSGVFFQQLSIPAPDVNLGVGSGSHAQQTAEIMASFEKVVVGCRPDLVLVYGDVNSTVAAALVCSKLQIRVAHVEAGLRAFDRTMPEEINRVVTDQLSDLLFTPSADANANLEREGIASGKIHFVGNVMIDTLINLLPQAERLPANGVPRHYILLTLHRPSNVDDASTLRELLEALVAIGNRVPIIFPVHPRTRQRIDDLGFKAGEHRGILLFEPKPYLDFLNLQRRATAVITDSGGIQEETTYLGVPCLTVRENTERPITITMGTNTLVGRDFALLRGELERILDGHRKPHQVPPLWDGQASERIAGIITG encoded by the coding sequence ATGCGACTTCTCCATGTGGTTGGAGCACGTCCGAACTTCATGAAAGTTTCGCCCGTGTGGCGTGCGCTCTCGACGCGCAACGGCGTCGAGCAGGTGCTCGTACACACCGGCCAGCACTACGACGTCAACATGTCCGGCGTCTTCTTTCAGCAGCTTTCGATTCCTGCGCCCGACGTGAATCTCGGCGTTGGCTCTGGCTCTCATGCGCAGCAGACGGCGGAGATCATGGCCAGCTTCGAGAAAGTTGTCGTCGGGTGCCGCCCCGATCTCGTGCTCGTCTACGGCGACGTCAACTCGACCGTTGCCGCCGCGCTCGTCTGTTCCAAGCTCCAGATACGCGTGGCACACGTCGAGGCCGGCCTTCGCGCGTTTGACCGAACGATGCCTGAGGAGATCAATCGCGTCGTCACCGACCAGCTTTCCGACTTACTATTCACGCCATCGGCTGACGCAAACGCCAACCTGGAACGCGAGGGCATCGCATCCGGGAAGATCCACTTCGTCGGCAACGTGATGATCGACACCCTGATCAACCTGCTGCCGCAAGCCGAGCGCCTGCCCGCGAACGGCGTGCCTCGGCATTACATTCTGCTCACCTTGCATCGCCCGTCCAACGTGGACGACGCTTCGACTTTGCGTGAACTGTTGGAGGCACTGGTTGCCATCGGCAATCGGGTCCCGATCATCTTCCCGGTGCATCCGCGAACGCGTCAGCGCATTGACGACCTGGGGTTCAAAGCCGGCGAGCACCGCGGAATTCTGCTCTTTGAACCCAAGCCGTATCTCGACTTCCTCAACCTGCAGCGTCGCGCCACTGCCGTCATCACGGACTCCGGCGGCATTCAGGAAGAGACGACATATCTCGGCGTCCCCTGCCTCACCGTGCGCGAGAATACTGAGCGTCCCATTACCATCACGATGGGTACCAACACGCTCGTAGGCCGCGACTTCGCCCTTTTGCGCGGAGAGCTTGAGCGCATCCTCGATGGTCACCGCAAGCCGCACCAGGTACCGCCGCTATGGGATGGACAAGCCTCGGAACGCATTGCCGGCATCATCACCGGATGA
- a CDS encoding sugar transferase produces the protein MATAVTSTRTTVARRPGRGYRIAKRVFDVACALVLLILLGVPLLLIAVAIRLTSSGPALYWSDRVGVRNLIFRMPKFRSMRVDAPQLATHLLTDPDAYLTPIGGVLRRSSLDELPQLVSILRGDLSFVGPRPALFNQDDLVSLRTECGVHEVIPGLTGWAQINGRDTISIPDKVTLDRYYLEHCSFWFDIKILAMTFFKVLRKQDIKH, from the coding sequence ATGGCAACAGCAGTTACGAGCACCCGCACCACCGTCGCACGCCGCCCGGGTCGCGGATACCGGATCGCGAAGCGTGTCTTTGACGTCGCGTGCGCGCTTGTTCTGTTGATTCTACTCGGCGTCCCGCTGCTGTTGATTGCAGTTGCTATTCGCCTGACAAGCAGCGGACCGGCGCTCTATTGGTCAGATCGTGTCGGCGTCCGTAACCTTATCTTCCGAATGCCCAAGTTCCGGTCTATGCGTGTCGATGCTCCGCAACTAGCGACTCACCTGTTGACGGACCCCGATGCGTACCTCACCCCAATCGGCGGAGTGCTGCGTCGTTCCAGCCTCGACGAACTGCCTCAACTTGTTTCCATTCTTCGGGGAGACCTCAGCTTCGTAGGGCCGCGTCCCGCTCTGTTCAATCAGGATGACCTTGTGTCGCTCCGAACAGAGTGCGGCGTCCATGAAGTTATTCCCGGACTCACCGGATGGGCGCAAATCAACGGGCGTGACACCATCTCCATTCCGGACAAGGTAACGCTGGACCGTTATTATCTCGAGCACTGCTCGTTCTGGTTCGATATCAAAATTCTGGCGATGACCTTTTTCAAGGTCTTGCGCAAGCAAGACATCAAGCACTGA
- a CDS encoding NAD-dependent epimerase/dehydratase family protein, with translation MTTLAITGASGFIGRDLLTLALERGYRVKALMHRNAPDERAAALSNVEGVEFVQGDVTDIISVERFVSGADVVIHLAGVAHTRLVTEEDRDSARAVNVGGSRNLLNAAARLGVRRVVLASSANVYKGQCGVGINENATLAAENLYAETKIELERLANSVPRARAVAAVIGAAKSTGLEIVIGRPSLTYGANVRFNLHKLMRAIDHGFYFHVGLREVIRSFCSVHNAASAFLHLAEKGVSGEAYNIADRDPMLLGNFVNDLAMRMNRRLPVHVPYPLVWSGAAAFSILKLVGREGPISFDSLKKLTAPFSLSTGKLAATGFRWPDSGERARQQMVEAYLAGKS, from the coding sequence ATGACCACACTGGCCATCACCGGAGCTAGCGGCTTCATCGGACGCGACCTTCTCACGCTTGCTCTCGAACGCGGATATCGCGTCAAAGCCCTTATGCATAGGAACGCTCCTGACGAGCGTGCGGCTGCGTTGTCCAACGTCGAAGGCGTTGAATTCGTTCAGGGCGACGTCACGGATATCATCTCTGTCGAGCGATTCGTCTCTGGCGCGGACGTCGTCATTCACCTGGCTGGAGTTGCACATACGCGTCTCGTAACTGAGGAAGATCGCGACAGCGCACGCGCCGTCAATGTCGGCGGCTCACGCAACCTGCTCAATGCCGCCGCGCGGCTTGGCGTGCGTCGTGTCGTACTCGCTTCCAGCGCCAACGTTTACAAGGGTCAGTGCGGCGTCGGCATAAACGAGAACGCAACTCTGGCCGCCGAGAATCTCTATGCTGAAACCAAGATCGAACTTGAACGGCTCGCAAACTCTGTCCCGCGCGCCCGAGCGGTCGCGGCTGTGATCGGCGCTGCTAAATCGACAGGACTTGAGATTGTGATCGGACGCCCCTCGCTCACCTACGGGGCGAACGTCCGCTTTAACCTGCACAAGCTTATGCGCGCCATCGACCATGGTTTCTACTTTCATGTCGGCTTACGCGAAGTCATTCGCAGCTTCTGCTCCGTTCACAATGCTGCCAGCGCCTTCCTGCACCTGGCTGAAAAGGGCGTTTCCGGCGAGGCTTACAACATCGCCGATCGCGATCCCATGTTGCTGGGAAATTTCGTCAACGACCTCGCCATGCGCATGAATCGCCGCCTACCCGTGCACGTTCCGTATCCGCTCGTATGGTCGGGTGCAGCCGCCTTCAGCATTCTCAAACTCGTCGGACGCGAAGGTCCCATCAGTTTCGATTCATTGAAGAAGCTCACCGCGCCTTTCTCGCTCAGCACAGGCAAGCTGGCGGCCACCGGTTTCCGCTGGCCGGATTCCGGCGAGCGCGCGCGCCAGCAGATGGTAGAGGCCTACTTGGCAGGGAAGTCCTAG
- a CDS encoding glycosyltransferase family 4 protein, which translates to MKILYVSQHYPPEMGALAGRAAELSQHWAASGHQASVLTGFPNHPTGVIEPEYRDKFRRLFYREQVHGVDVVRTWLLPFPNRKPMERVLNYGSFCASAAVRGSFLERPDVVIGTSPPLPIAMAGYAIARVQRVPFIFEVRDLWPESLEGVGLGAERSVVYRSVASIVRFLYKHSDHIVVVTPAFKEYLAERWGVPREKMSIVVNGVETDVFSPGDPSDEIRREFQLEGKFVASYIGTMGMAHGLETVLDAARLLQKTVPDVVLLLVGEGTYRQNLIEKARELNLTNLRFVGQQRRERISSIIRTSDVCLVLLKNSEVFKTVIPTKMLEFLSCARPVVLAVEGQARQILEATGGGIAVEPENPVAIANAIKTMYANPEQRARCGESGRRYILDNMSRESTARTFAEVLRKVKSDGRIRLRTATVSGVEP; encoded by the coding sequence ATGAAGATTCTGTATGTATCGCAACATTACCCTCCCGAGATGGGTGCGCTTGCCGGCCGTGCAGCCGAACTAAGCCAGCACTGGGCAGCGTCCGGTCACCAGGCGTCTGTGTTGACTGGTTTCCCCAATCACCCTACGGGCGTGATCGAGCCGGAATATCGCGATAAGTTCCGACGCCTCTTCTATCGCGAACAGGTCCACGGCGTAGACGTGGTACGAACCTGGTTGCTGCCATTCCCGAATCGCAAACCCATGGAGCGGGTGCTCAACTACGGTTCGTTCTGCGCTTCGGCTGCCGTGCGTGGCAGCTTTCTCGAACGTCCTGACGTCGTGATCGGCACCTCGCCGCCGCTCCCGATCGCCATGGCCGGATACGCCATTGCGCGCGTGCAGCGCGTTCCGTTTATCTTCGAAGTACGCGACCTCTGGCCGGAATCGCTGGAGGGGGTGGGCCTTGGGGCGGAGCGCTCTGTCGTTTACCGCTCCGTCGCTTCCATTGTGCGCTTCCTCTACAAGCACAGCGACCACATCGTCGTCGTCACGCCCGCGTTCAAGGAATACCTCGCCGAGCGTTGGGGCGTGCCTCGCGAAAAGATGTCGATCGTCGTTAACGGCGTTGAGACCGACGTCTTCAGCCCCGGCGATCCATCGGACGAAATTCGCCGGGAGTTCCAGTTGGAAGGGAAGTTTGTCGCCTCTTACATCGGCACGATGGGCATGGCCCACGGCCTCGAGACCGTTCTCGATGCTGCACGGCTTTTGCAGAAGACCGTGCCCGACGTTGTTCTTCTCCTGGTCGGCGAAGGTACGTATCGCCAGAACCTGATCGAGAAAGCGCGCGAACTCAATCTCACAAACCTGCGCTTCGTCGGCCAGCAGCGTCGCGAAAGGATTTCTTCGATCATTCGCACATCCGACGTTTGTCTCGTGCTGCTCAAGAACTCCGAAGTATTCAAAACCGTTATCCCCACAAAGATGCTCGAATTCTTGTCCTGTGCGCGTCCGGTTGTTCTCGCCGTCGAAGGACAAGCGCGCCAGATTCTCGAGGCGACTGGGGGCGGCATCGCCGTCGAGCCTGAGAACCCCGTCGCCATAGCCAACGCTATCAAGACCATGTACGCGAATCCCGAACAGCGGGCCCGCTGCGGCGAGAGTGGCCGCCGCTACATTCTTGACAATATGTCGCGTGAGTCCACGGCGCGTACTTTTGCTGAAGTCCTTCGAAAGGTCAAGAGTGACGGACGGATTCGCCTCCGCACTGCGACCGTTAGCGGGGTGGAGCCATGA
- a CDS encoding D-glucuronyl C5-epimerase family protein produces MLKSLRTRLNYYRRIFGAYLTSRNSQLTFWHEQPEMNRFTPGELGSYYMTFTSKADYAGPFDRSGVPLLDYLGVIGRQHNPIAIAQYALGNYNVFVATGDGSRRTKFLSTADWLVDHLEQNEGGFWVWNHHFDFEYRTPLRAPWYSGLAQGQGISVLVRAYSETHDDRYLDAARRAFQCLLALAENGGVIHQDAEGNRWIEEYIVDPPTHILNGFMWALWGVYDFMLLTGDKDARKVWADSLATIKANLHDYDNGYWSLYEQSGTPLRMIASPFYHQLHIVQLDVMHRLTGDVFFATYADRWRQYQRSRFRRGHALIHKTIFKLSYY; encoded by the coding sequence ATGCTTAAGTCACTGCGAACGCGGCTCAACTACTATCGCCGCATCTTCGGCGCGTACCTCACGTCGCGCAACAGCCAGTTAACTTTCTGGCATGAGCAGCCGGAGATGAACCGCTTCACTCCCGGCGAACTCGGCTCGTACTACATGACGTTCACGTCGAAGGCAGACTACGCTGGCCCATTCGACAGGTCCGGCGTTCCCCTCCTCGACTACCTCGGCGTAATCGGCCGGCAGCACAATCCCATCGCCATCGCGCAGTACGCTCTTGGGAATTACAACGTGTTCGTCGCAACGGGCGATGGATCTCGCCGAACCAAGTTTCTAAGCACTGCTGATTGGCTCGTTGATCACCTCGAACAGAACGAAGGCGGCTTCTGGGTTTGGAACCATCACTTCGATTTCGAGTACCGCACGCCGCTGCGCGCTCCGTGGTATTCCGGACTGGCCCAGGGGCAGGGAATCTCGGTGCTCGTTCGCGCCTACAGCGAGACTCACGATGACCGCTATTTAGATGCTGCTCGCCGCGCCTTCCAGTGTCTGCTCGCGCTAGCCGAAAACGGCGGCGTGATTCACCAGGATGCAGAAGGCAATCGCTGGATAGAGGAGTACATCGTCGATCCGCCGACGCACATCCTCAACGGTTTCATGTGGGCGCTGTGGGGTGTGTACGATTTCATGTTGCTCACCGGCGACAAAGATGCGCGCAAGGTCTGGGCCGATTCGCTCGCGACCATCAAGGCTAACCTGCACGACTATGACAACGGCTACTGGTCGCTTTACGAGCAGTCCGGCACGCCGCTCAGAATGATCGCCAGCCCGTTCTATCACCAGTTGCACATCGTTCAGTTAGACGTGATGCACCGGCTTACCGGAGACGTGTTCTTCGCCACCTATGCCGATCGCTGGCGACAGTACCAGCGCAGCCGCTTCCGTCGCGGACACGCTCTAATTCACAAGACAATTTTTAAGCTCTCTTATTACTGA
- a CDS encoding glycosyltransferase, which translates to MSDALNILVLTTMFPHRPGDKDGNFIHDQVCELAAMDARVTVLVCKPRLPRALGLLANPLKRDVDPAVYAGSKFQVKTANYFSLPRYALGTKAARFTCSGVMPSVRSICSAQRTQLIHAHGITLGHVAIEASSELGIPSIVTMHGIDTTPRITSTAAKRRQIGSMLAAVGRVVLVGSPLTEYYSQFVSNTKNFIVVGNGFRIYPGLQPSALIPRVEQTRVVAVSHLFPEKGFDVLIRGLALLRARGYPSVEAVLVGEGPERPMLELLARELNLADRVHFTGALAHPEAESEVMAGDIFCLPSWREAFGIMYAEAMALGKLVIGCRGQGPSDFITHRDTGYLLEPQSPESVADALAWAISNPEAARDAAFRGREYAHRRLTWRNNAETMHHLYNELITSFPARQADGESACHRTSNA; encoded by the coding sequence CACGACCAGGTGTGCGAGCTCGCCGCGATGGACGCGCGCGTCACAGTGCTTGTCTGCAAGCCTCGCCTGCCCAGAGCGCTTGGCCTGCTCGCCAATCCGCTGAAGCGCGACGTCGATCCCGCTGTTTATGCCGGGAGTAAATTCCAGGTCAAAACCGCAAACTACTTCAGTTTGCCGCGATACGCGCTCGGCACCAAGGCAGCGCGCTTCACCTGCTCGGGCGTCATGCCCTCCGTTCGCTCCATCTGCAGCGCCCAGCGCACGCAACTCATTCACGCGCATGGCATCACGCTCGGCCATGTCGCCATCGAGGCCTCCTCCGAGCTCGGCATCCCCAGCATTGTCACCATGCACGGTATCGACACCACTCCGCGCATCACCAGCACGGCAGCCAAGCGTCGCCAAATCGGAAGCATGCTCGCCGCCGTCGGACGCGTCGTCCTCGTGGGTTCGCCGCTAACGGAGTACTACAGCCAGTTTGTTTCCAATACGAAGAACTTCATCGTTGTCGGAAACGGTTTCCGCATCTATCCCGGCCTTCAGCCGTCCGCGCTCATTCCGCGGGTTGAACAGACGCGCGTTGTTGCCGTCAGCCATCTTTTTCCGGAAAAGGGTTTCGACGTTCTCATCCGCGGCCTCGCGCTGCTCCGCGCTCGCGGCTATCCTTCCGTCGAGGCCGTTCTCGTCGGCGAGGGACCTGAGCGCCCGATGCTCGAACTCCTTGCTCGCGAACTTAACCTGGCCGACCGAGTACATTTCACCGGAGCCCTGGCACATCCCGAAGCCGAGTCCGAAGTCATGGCTGGCGACATCTTCTGTCTCCCGAGTTGGCGCGAGGCCTTCGGCATCATGTATGCCGAAGCCATGGCTCTGGGCAAACTCGTCATCGGATGCCGGGGCCAGGGGCCTTCGGATTTCATCACGCACCGCGATACCGGTTACCTGCTCGAACCGCAAAGTCCCGAGTCAGTCGCCGACGCCCTTGCGTGGGCGATCAGCAATCCAGAAGCCGCACGCGACGCGGCTTTTCGCGGACGCGAATACGCACACCGCCGATTGACTTGGCGTAACAATGCAGAGACAATGCATCATCTCTACAACGAGCTGATTACATCTTTCCCCGCGAGGCAGGCAGACGGCGAGAGCGCTTGCCACAGAACAAGCAATGCTTAA